CGCAGGGTGTGCGGCGAACTGGCGTACTCGGCAAGCCACAAGCGTACGGCCTCAAGGTCGGTATCGGCCGTGACCTGCCGGTTGGCGGCGCGCGCCCGGTTAGTGCCGTCACGGCCGTCCAGTGCAGAGGGCAATACGATCGGCAGGACTGATTCGTGTGCTGGAGCGGGCAAGTTCATGGACTGACACGATTTTGCGGCGGGGTTCCGCATCGTACACCTACGAAGCTTACGATTATGCGCGTTATCGTAAATTTCTGGCGCTTGTGATTACGTATATAACGTAATACGATCATATGCATTATTCAGAATCCAGAAATTCCACCTCTCAGCCGCTTCCGCCCATGAGCCGTATCAGCGATACCCGTCTACGCACCCGTGAAGCAGCCGCGCGCCTGGTTGCCGCGGGCCGACACCCGCATGAGCTCACCGTCGACCTGATCTACGCCGAGATTCGCCAGGGCAGCCGCACCACCATCAATGACGAGCTGAAGCTGTGGAAGGACGAGCAGGCGCGCAACGACGCGCTCTCTGCCGCATTGCCGCCAGCCGTCGCCAACGCCATGCTGTCTGTCTGGGCGTTGGCCGTCGCGCAGGGAGAACAGGTCTTTGCGCAGCGCAGCGGGGAGTTTGAGGCCGAAGCGGCCGCCGCAACCACGCGCGCCGAATCGCTGCAGGTCGCCAATGCGGGATTGCAGGCGGAAGTACAAACGCTTCGCACTCAGGTTGACGACCTGCAGGCGCGGCTCGCCACCGCGCTTGCCGATCACGCCAGGGGCCAGACCCAGCTGGACGCAGCCATCCGCCAGGCCGAAGCAGCCGTGGCTGAGCGCGATGCCGTGCGCGCGCAATCGGACCAGGCCCTGCACGAAGCGCAGTCCACCCATGCCCGCGAACTGGAAGCTGTGCGGGCTGCCCGCGCCGAACACGAGGCCGCCCTGCGGGCGGAGGTCGACCAGGCCACCGCCCGGCTCGAAGGCGTGCAGAAGCTCGTCATGCTGCAGACCGACGAAGCGCGCGAAGCCCAGCGTCGCGCGGAAGCGGCCGTTTCGAAGACCCGGCAACGAAACGAGCAACTTGTGGCCGACGGGCAGCGTCTCTCCGCCGACGCTGCTGAACAGCGGCGGCTGGCCGAACGGCATGAAAAACAGCTCGCCGGTGTCATGGAAGAAACGCGCGAACTGCGGCGCGAGCGCGATTCCCTGACCCAGCAGGTAGCCCTGTTGCAGGGCCAGCTCAAGGGCCGCGACGAATCCGCGCCAGCGCGTACAGCCAGACGTCGCGCCAGTTGAGCCAAACAGCGAACAACGGCTTTCGGAGTACCGCGGAGTGCCTCAGCGCCCGCGCTACAATCGGGCCTTCGGTCCTCGCCTGGCGGCGCTGGACCGATGCAGTGCCATGAGCAACCGCCCGACAGGAAACCGAGCCTCATGAACACGAACGAACCGCAAACACCGGCCTGGCAGCCGATCGCTGCGCTGCCGGTCATTCTTGATCTCGCCGGCGCGCAGATTGAAGAGGTACAGGCTACCTTCGACGCTCTGACCCGGTGCCGGTCGCGACCCCATGTGCTTGACGACGCCACCCTGGCCCGGACGCGCCAGGTCTACGGCGAGCAACGGGATTTTCTGCCGATCCAGCGCGAGCAGGTTACACGGTGGCGATCCGGGCCGCTCACACCGCAGGAGCGCGAAGAACTTGCTCATCTGAGCGCGCGGATCGAGCGGCTGGCGGCGCTGCTCGACGATATTCTCGCGCTGACAGACGAGCTGTCGCACGGCACGATCGACCGGATCCTGGGCATGAGCGATGCGGACCTTGCCGCTGCGGTGTTATCGGGCTCGCTCAGATTGCCGCAACGCTGACACGCGGAAAATGCTGCAACGGTACCGGCTGGCTCGATTCGCGCGGCACCTATGAACCAGATTTCCGAAACCGCGTACCCGTTACTGCCAGCGGAGATTGCGGCAGACGAGTTGCGGGCAGTCTTCACGCCCAGCGCCGCCGAAATCCGCTTCGTGTACGGCCAGTTCCGGCAGGCGCCAACACGCGTGCTGATTCTGACGCAGCTCAAACTGCTCCAGCGTCTGGGATACATGCCGCCAATGTCAGACGTGCCGCCCGAAATCGTCGACCATATTTGCTCGGTGCTCAAGGTCCGATCGCCGCCCCGCGCAACGATCAAGCGCTATGACAGGTCGGGCAGCAAGTCTCGGCACCAGAAGGTACTGCGCGAATTTGTCGGCATCCGCGTTGTTGACGCGCTGACCCATGAATGGCTTGCTGTCGTGGCGGACATCGCCGCGCGCACGAAGGCAGAGTTGCCGGACATCGTCAACGTGC
The Cupriavidus taiwanensis genome window above contains:
- a CDS encoding DNA-binding protein, which gives rise to MSRISDTRLRTREAAARLVAAGRHPHELTVDLIYAEIRQGSRTTINDELKLWKDEQARNDALSAALPPAVANAMLSVWALAVAQGEQVFAQRSGEFEAEAAAATTRAESLQVANAGLQAEVQTLRTQVDDLQARLATALADHARGQTQLDAAIRQAEAAVAERDAVRAQSDQALHEAQSTHARELEAVRAARAEHEAALRAEVDQATARLEGVQKLVMLQTDEAREAQRRAEAAVSKTRQRNEQLVADGQRLSADAAEQRRLAERHEKQLAGVMEETRELRRERDSLTQQVALLQGQLKGRDESAPARTARRRAS